A genomic window from Triticum urartu cultivar G1812 chromosome 7, Tu2.1, whole genome shotgun sequence includes:
- the LOC125519749 gene encoding uncharacterized protein LOC125519749: protein MEMLFSSLFCDSASSENFSGHPGVERCPFLRNINGATTFSFSSALPVAARGGKGPIFEDGPGFESAFKLFHGQDGIVPLSGRSYVPDENRSESTDVKPEPALPFNPLAARAATISLSAFGPFGFNFFNGKGKKQNKKPNNLDQSQKKPNKPDQNSMKQKGGNPPSHEAMSDEWLENGQCPLARSYRAMSGVLPLVAKALQPPAGMKLKCPPAIVAARAALARTTLVKSLRPQPLPAKMVAIAMLGMAANVPLGVWREHTKKFSPQWFAAVHAAVPFIAMLRKSVNMPRTAMVFTIAASILGQTIGSRAERIRLKTLAAKGTAGPATAVTVMYPDKSGSCSDAEGKAWDPLALKMPGSANAGAPAPTPSMCF, encoded by the exons ATGGAAATGCTCTTCAGCAGCCTTTTCTGTGATTCAGCATCATCGGAGAACTTTTCTGGTCATCCCGGTGTTGAGAGATGCCCATTCCTGAGGAACATCAATGGAGCTACAACCTTTTCATTTTCTTCTGCTTTGCCTGTAGCT GCCCGAGGAGGCAAAGGTCCGATCTTTGAGGATGGACCAGGCTTTGAGTCGGCATTCAAGCTTTTTCATGGACAGGATGGGATAGTTCCCCTTTCAGGAAGATCATATGTGCCTGATGAGAACCGCAGTGAGAGCACTGATGTCAAGCCTGAACCTGCTCTGCCCTTTAATCCATTGGCTGCTAGAGCCGCTACCATAAGCCTATCAGCATTTGGACCATTCGGGTTTAACTTCTTTAATGGCAAGGGCAAAAAGCAGAACAAGAAGCCCAACAATCTCGACCAGTCACAGAAGAAGCCCAACAAGCCAGATCAGAATTCCATGAAA CAAAAAGGAGGCAACCCACCGTCCCACGAGGCAATGAGTGATGAATGGCTAGAAAATGGACAGTGCCCACTAGCTCGGTCTTACCGGGCAATGAGTGGTGTTCTGCCCCTTGTTGCCAAGGCACTACAGCCACCAGCTGGTATGAAGCTGAAGTGCCCGCCTGCGATTGTTGCTGCACGAGCAGCCCTTGCACGCACAACCCTCGTGAAGTCCCTCCGTCCCCAGCCCCTGCCTGCAAAGATGGTAGCCATCGCAATGCTCGGGATGGCAGCGAATGTCCCTCTAGGGGTGTGGCGCGAGCACACCAAGAAATTCTCCCCCCAGTGGTTCGCTGCCGTGCACGCCGCCGTTCCGTTCATCGCGATGCTGAGGAAGTCTGTCAACATGCCCAGGACCGCGATGGTGTTCACCATAGCAGCCTCCATCCTCGGGCAGACCATCGGGTCTAGGGCCGAGCGCATCCGCCTGAAGACTCTGGCTGCAAAGGGCACCGCCGGCCCCGCCACCGCAGTCACTGTCATGTATCCAGACAAGAGCGGCAGCTGCAGCGACGCCGAGGGCAAGGCGTGGGATCCTCTTGCGCTGAAGATGCCTGGCTCTGCTAACGCCGGTGCTCCTGCACCAACCCCTAGCATGTGCTTTTAG
- the LOC125520478 gene encoding histone H1-like: protein MVVALGPGRFYGGGLPRPRVFPGDRVDPPAPVTDALLCWAREAHWSMGGLGAKRLRLQGRIEGNLVKLRRTARRDARVSAKSAKVRAAGHGPAPATLDDALGSDDDDSEDEAEVAAQEKAMRREVVDDDEDSESGESEGEGVPLVTIAAAAKRKRVRKLSDEFDRIAAAQLEGGGKKKPAAAAPAKALLRKKAVAAAAPAPATEAPAKKSLKRKAVALAAGAVARTSPKRKTAKAPEAKTSPKRKTAEAPAARRTSPRSKH, encoded by the coding sequence ATGGTGGTCGCGCTCGGTCCCGGCAGGTTCTACGGCGGCGGCCTGCCGCGCCCGCGCGTCTTCCCCGGCGACCGCGTCGACCCGCCGGCGCCCGTCACCGACGCGCTCCTCTGCTGGGCGCGCGAAGCGCACTGGTCCATGGGCGGGCTCGGCGCCAAGCGCCTCCGCCTGCAGGGCCGCATCGAGGGCAACCTCGTCAAGCTCCGCCGCACCGCGCGCCGCGACGCCAGGGTCTCcgccaagtccgccaaggtccgCGCCGCGGGGCACGGGCCCGCCCCTGCCACTCTCGACGACGCGCTCGGCTCCGACGACGACGATtcggaggacgaggcggaggtcGCGGCCCAGGAGAAGGCGATGCGGCGCGAGGTCGTTGATGACGACGAGGACTCCGAGTCCGGCGAGTCGGAGGGCGAGGGGGTGCCGCTCGtcaccatcgccgccgccgccaagagGAAGCGCGTCAGGAAGCTCTCCGACGAGTTCGACCGCATTGCCGCCGCGCAGCTGGAGGGCGGCGGGAAGAAGAAGCCCGCGGCCGCGGCTCCGGCCAAGGCCCTGCTGAGGAAGAAGGCAGTCGCTGCGGCTGCTCCTGCCCCGGCCACTGAGGCGCCGGCGAAGAAGTCGTTGAAGAGGAAGGCGGTGGCGCTGGCTGCTGGTGCTGTGGCGAGGACGTCGCCGAAGAGGAAGACTGCCAAGGCGCCGGAGGCGAAGACATCACCGAAGAGGAAGACCGCTGAGGCGCCGGCGGCAAGGAGGACGTCGCCGAGGTCGAAGCACTGA